ctccgctcgctcctctctttccaagactgcggtaccgtgagctgccgagtacaaaaccgtggtaacgccattcaccTTGCTCgtaggccatccttaccataataacattactttaggagcaacggaagtcagacggcggcagGCGGCATTACAGTTCTGCattctgcggctcacgttataaCAGTTTcaccatagactatatataagaagtggacatagtcactgtgacgtcacccattggcttgtggactgctgttttgaagccttgagttcggcattttggccttcaccatcttggtattcAGCCGTCGCATCTaggtatttggccgtcgccatgttgttgtttttttgcaaccagaagtgacacaagagggtggagctaagtacatctgatagaattaactttcatgaactgaaaacacactgtgaaaggtttaaagttgtaagacaaaaacacagacaactcccagttcggacaacgccgtggtagtgacctgtcaatcacaaggtagctacgccctaaagcataccctgctttatggtctacttgactctaaacgggaccataatttactaaatgaacgtcatgctgtattgaagaagacttgaaactagcgattgagaccataaactcatgtttacaatgttttactgaggtaataaatcaagtgagaagtagggtcattttctcatagacttctttacaatcagacttatttttgcaaccagaggagtcgccccctgctggctattagaaagaatgcacgtttagggcacttcagcattgacttcacttttcagacccggatgtTGCCCACTGAGTTTCACatgtgtgtcagagaactacggtggccttcaggtaacatagaAAGGCTCTCCcttgagccagtgtttggtttgtccgttctgggctactgtagaaacatggcggagcaacatgggtgactccatgaagaggacccgctctctatgtagatatgaagggctcattctaagataacgaaaacacaacgattcttagtttcaggggattatacactaatgaaaacatacttgtgaaaatgatattccatttctgctaatagatcccccgaaatgttacacactggtacTTTAAACAATAATAACTAACTTGTGAGGTTGAGTTCACATGTGCATGTAATAgcaaacatttaatttcaggCTTAAAGGCCTCCCCATGTTGGGGCCCTGAGTAGTATGTTGCACTGTTCCCCTCATTACTACATCGCTGTATATAGATGACTGTCTATGTAGGATGCTGCTGATACTGTAAACTGAacctaaaaaaatatacaaatataggCCTATATACTTTATAGTGTATATGGAATATATCTATGCCTTCATTAGAgagctgacaggaaatgagtGGGGGAGAGAGATGGGGATCAACATGCATACTCGAACCGAGGATGTTGTGGTCCACGGTTGGTACCTTAACCCCCTATAGGATACGAGGGTGccccagtttgtgtgtgtgtgtgtgtgtgtgtgtgtgtgtgtgtgtgtgtgtgtgtgtgtgtgtgtgcgtatgacAGGTGACCAGTGTGTGGACAAAAGAAGGGTCAGTGGCAAAGTGTGGGCTCTTTTCTTCCCCCCTTGTTGCCGTCTTCCCagtaatctctctctctctcacagacacaAACCAACGGACATTGACATGCATGcttacacactgacacacacattcaaacagatctgtgagaggagaggagaggagagaggagaggagaggagcgtaGAGTATGAATGGACAGATTAATCAGATTATAGCAGAGACACACTTAAACAGCCTGTTCTCTGGATTAGCTACGGTCCTGCCTACTCCCTGTCagaataaaaaaagtgtgtgcgAGGAGGAGAAAGTGGGGGGAGAGTAAAAGAGACAATATCTTACCCGACACACATGTATACTTTGTGTATTTTCAAATTTCGTGTTGCTTCTGTTGACGGTGTTGGCATTAAACATCACCGATGTTCGTATTACTAAATAATGGAGGTTCTAAAATCCTGCAACACAAATTATGGCACAATTTGGATATCCTTCACAAAAAGATGTAAACTGGCTGAACTGTTAAGCACCATACGAACActtctatatatatttaaccATGAAGAAGTTTCGATTTCCCCCTCAGGAGTTCAAAGAGTGCTGCTCTTTATGTGCAGCGGGGCGGCATATGGCAGCCAGTGACCAGGGCTTTGTCTGACTATTGACACCAGAGAGATGCAGCGAGGGaggatgtgagtgtgtgcgaCTGTTCGGGGGCCGGAGGACAGCCTAACAACAACAAAGGACCAGCTTTAAGCCTGTCTCCTGTGATTTTCCAACTCAGCGAAAAGCTATTGTGGCACCGAAAAAAAGTTAAGTTAAAAAGCTTAGCATGGTATGTGCTAACAACTGCCTGCCGCTTGTGTAATACAAGCAAATACTTTTTGAGCAGTCACAGTCGCAGACGTGTCTACAACCACCGGGCAGGTCACTGCTCCAATATGTCCGCCTGTAACTTGACTTATAATGTCTCTCTGAAACGTAACTAAACTTTCTTTCCGATTGCTTTACTTTCCTTTAGTCAGCAAGGCcatgacctgtgtgtgtgtgtgtgtgtgtgtgtgtgtgtgctccatgTCGACACTTAATACAGTTTGTCCTCTGTAATTGCAGCAAATTTCTGATCATCTGTCATCCAATTTCAGTCtcgtgtgcgagtgtgtgtttatacGAGACTGCAAACCAGATGAGTTTCTTTGATGACTACTGCTACACTCCCAGTGGTCGCTAaatgacatacacacacatgtacacactcacacacacacacacacacacagagtagtCAAGGCAGGGGCAACCGGGACTAAATCCAGACTGGTGGTTTCTCTCTCCAGCTATAAATACCCCTCTGCTTAAAacaagatcacacacacacacacacacatacacacaagcgCTGATGTTCATGTACAGAGAACAAAAACACTCATTCACAAGCACATCAACACACAGactaatataaacacacatacgtagccacacacacacacacacacacacacacacgcacaaacactcacacacaaagagaTGGCTCTGGCCTCAGAGGAGGCTAGCTAAGCGGTCTATGATTATGGGGTGTGTCTTTGTCTCATTTAGTGGTTCCACAAGGAGACAGTCTTCTGCTGCGTCAgacgaaaacacacacacacacacacacacacacacacacacacacacacacacacacacacacacacatgcaaataccAACACACTATCACTTAGCGACAACAAATCCCTCAGCTTGAATTTGTTAAATTGCTCTGTAAGGGATCTGCAAATGTAAAAATGGCTGCATATTTTTTGGCCATCTTTTGTGATGATGCAAAGCTAAAGCATTAGTTATGAATCAGTATGAAGGTAAAGCCACCGTCATAATCACACTGTTCATCTTCACTGTAGAAAAAGCAGCcacatattaatataaaatcacTCTCAACACCAGACGTGCTATATTTCATTCCTCTTTTATTTGTGGAAAAATATTGCGCTGTTTTCCAGTAATAAAAATGACAGGCTCTGTACATACGACTCTTCTCTTAAATACAAACACAGTCACAGGGGTCTCAAGTGCCtaacacatacatgcatacatacatactttacatacatacattatctGCCAAATAAAAAACTTAAATTATAACAGgtttaacaaaaatcacaacgAGATGGAACAcaaataattacataattaaattaaaagaataCATCTTTTCTTTAGATAacaaataacataataaaaacaGATGATCCTAACCAACGGCAGGCGGGGTGATGGTGTCCTTCAATTGGCTAATAGTGGAAGACTGGGGGTGAAGGGAGCGGGAGTGGGCAGTGCATACATTAGACACCACACACAGGTATCctcacactcatacacacacacacacgcacacctccATAGTGCAATGGCAGTTAAGACTAGTCCTTTATAGCTTGGCTTACTTGGAAACACAACAGTGTCATCAGAGGAGGATTTTGTACTTCTTTAGGGTGTTTTTAATCAACAAATTGTGGCCAAAGGAAAACATTATGTAATCAAATAATTACACTTCCTTGTTTCACTGTCTCTTCCTTTGTTTGATTGTTGTGTTTCCTAAGTCGCCCTGCCCAAAACATTGCCCTGTGTATCACAACCTTCAGGGGTCAGGGGGCCAGTATGGCCCAACAGGATCCATGTTGGATCGATCTGCAGTCACTACTGGAGTCTCCAGTTCTCtatttcctgctgagaaccagcTCAGCCGACACTGTCTTCGTCAGTGCTGCAGAGCTAAAGACGTACAGTTGCTGCAGAAGTCCCTCTGATTTtaatttgggtttttttttgtcaggaaaAGCTCCAATTGAATGAATTCTTAACAATAAATAGACTAGCAGCTGCAGTACTAATGTTACTACATCCTTTACTCTGCAGCACTGCACACAACATGAACTGTCCAATATCCACAACAGCTTTTACACTGCATTGTAAAACCACAGCACGTAACAGTACTACAACAGTACTTCAAAAGTTCTCAGTACTCCAAAAGGTACTACACTGTTCATTCAACCAGTACTCCACGGTACTACAATATCATCGGTCAACATCCAAGTCAATACTCCATCCTGGTACGAGCAGTACATCTTCCACTGCTGCACGAGTACTCGCTCAGCACTGTTTCTTTACTAGTGCTAGTCTTCTGGTACTTCATCCACTGAGTCAGCATTAGACCTGACATCCATCGCAGGTCACAAATGTCAAGTATTCACCcgtagtactactgtagtactaaaGTCCTTGCCAAGTCGGTGCTGACTCCGCGCTGGCTCAGTAGCACCTTGGCTCAAAGTCCTCCGGTAAATCCCAGGgaacagcagcaaacagcaggagTAAAACCTCCCGGAGACAAGCTGAGCTCTACTGCTCAGGGCTGGTGTGTGTGGACCGCCATTAACCACAGGAAACTGGTCTGATCTGGTCTGGACTGGTATCATACCTGCAATACAGAAGGGAGAAAAGTTAGTGTTTAGTGTGCTTTTATATGCGTGTTGGGGGAAAATGATTCTGTATATTTTTTCGGGCagattattgtatttttgtgtatTCTCACCTCTGTGGCAATGATACATTCGTCTTTCTGGTCCGACATGACGTAGACGGACTGGTATTTGGCGTTGTTGGTACACTGGTACCTGCTGTCACTGGGACTGTGGTATTCAACATCACTGGTTGACTGGTATTTAAGATCACTTGCTGCGTGATTGTTCAATTCGCTGGATGACTGATATTTTGCTTCGCTGCAGCTCGGTGACTCTTCTACTTGTTTCATTTCTGAAGCGTCACTGTGGGACAAAAAAGAACACAAACAGATTCAGAAATGCCGTCCTTCACACAACATATGCTATCATTGCATTTAGGCTGACGCGTGTACGTTACACTCCATGCATGATACCAAATTTCCAACCTTTGTAATTATAGACAGTATTTTGTATGTACCTTTTTTGTCTCTTCCTGTATCTTTCCTCCGAGTCAAACTCATCCAGCATTTCACATTTAACCTCTGGCTCTTCACGCTCCTCTTCTTTACGCAGCAACAGCTCCTCAGGCCGGAGCTCGTGGACCAGGTTGTACTCCACGCTGGGGTAGCGAGTCTTAAAGCCGTTCTTCTCTGATCCGTTGAGCCCGCTGATTCCACTCAGACCACCCAGCGACCCGGCGAGGTCCGAATGGTAATCCACCTTCTTGTTGGTGTTTTTAATTGACGTCGTCGTCGTCATCATAGCGCCCACCTCCTTGTCACTGCGGAGACAATTGTTGGTGGTCGTCAGGTTGTTCATGGTCTCGTGGCTGTCGCTGTGGACACTGTCGCCGTGGTGACTGTGCCTCTCCTGCAGTTTGACCCGAATGTAGACCACCAGCACCGAGCAGCCGATCAAGATCACGAGAACGAGGAAGACGCCGGCGCACACGGCCGTCCAGGGGAATCCGCCGTCGTCGTCCTCTTCGTCTTCAACGTTTTCATCTCCTGGGGAAGAATATCGCCGATCTGGTCCGTCCACCACCGGCTGACCCCTGGGAACCTCTGGTAAGAGGAACTGGCAGTTGTGACCGCCGTAGCCGGGCACACAGGCGCACACATAGCGACCGCCGCGCTCGTGGCAGGTGGCTCCGTTGTGGCAGGGGCTGTGATGGCAGCGGGAGATGGGGGAACTGCAGTTTTCGCCAGTATATCCTGTGGAAGAAGCAGAGTTTAAGAGTCTAGAACAAAACTAATATGAAACTACATAAAAGACGCATGTGTTTGTGCGCTGTCATACCTGGAGGGCAGGTACAGGTGTAACCGCTCTCTGCCTCCTGACACGTCCCGCCGTTCTGACACGGGAAGGACAGACAGTATCcagagatgctgctgctgctgtcctcaCAGTTAGGACCTGAAAACCCCTCAGGACACTGACAGAGGTAAGAGTTCACCAGATCCACACATTCTGCACCTGcagaggggagagggaggatTAGTCTCCAGGATATTTTAGGTTTGATTGTTGGTAAACTTACAAACGCAGAGGACAACGTACCGTTTAAACAGGGGTTGGAGGAGCAGTGGTCGATCTTCTTCTCGCAGTTGAAACCAGCGTATCCCATCGGGCACTGACAGAAGTAGCCACCTTCAGGGTTGTCGGCGCAGCGTCCGCCATTGAAGCAAGGCCCATCTGCACAGGTATTGGCACTTAACTCGCAGTTGTTGCCATAGAAGCCAGGTGGGCAGGTGCACTTATAGCCGTTATCGTTGTCCTGAAACAATATAAACGGTGGTTACACACAGGCTTGTTTCCACgaatatacatatttttgtcAACACATCACTTCTCTAGCTTGACACTCACAGTGCAGCTGCCTCCGTGGCGACACGGGTTTCCAGAACATTCGTTGACCTGGATCTCACAGCCGGCGCCTGTGTATCCGGGCAGACAGGAGCAAGTGTAGCTGCCCTGGCCAGTGTTGGTGCAGGTGGCTCCATTAAGGCAGGGCTTATGATGTGTGCAGTAGTTCAGATCTGgaaacaccaacaacaaattcataaataatacagtttaaatatgaagaaaaagagGGCTGATTGAACGCCACGGCGTCCAAACAAAGTCGTAAATCTTTCGGTAAACTCACCCTGGTTGCAGAAGAGCCCGCCCCATCCCTCCTGGCAGTTACACTGCCACGGCTGTTGGCAGGTGCCGTGGAGGCAGCCTGGGTAACGGATACAGTCGTCACAGTAACGCCCACTGAAGCCAACGCGACACCTGGGAACATTCATCAAACTGTTAATAACAATCTATCTGTCTATTTATGATCCAGTTAAGCAACTCCCAGATATGAGGAATGAATTTTCATTGTAACTTACTTGCACTCTGCAGGTTTATCACAGAAGCCGTGTTCTTCATCACAGCCAGGAAGACAGATTGCTGCAGGGAGGAAACACATAGTGACAGGTGAATCATAGGAAACCCAAGGGTGGAAACATGTGTTTGCCCTCCATCGGTCTCCCATTCACAGAGGGGCTTTTCAAACGTCTGGTTGGCGCCTCGGCCTTCttatctgtttgtctgtctttcCAGCTTGTTTACCTGCTGACTTGTCTGTCTACAGTCTCTTTCATTCTCCCTGTCAGAGGCCTAATAAACCAGACAGAGGCTCGTGTTTGGTGGTTAAAGATACTCTGGACCAAACCGAGCTGCAAAGTGGAGACGGGTAAAATCTTGAAGGTCATTCCTGACCGCCGGCTGAAATGTGTTTGCTGCAAAAGTTGCTGAAAATGTTACCTTTCAGCTTTAACAGCCCACAGGGAACTTTGGTCACCAAACGGGGGAACCAGCCAAGCCAAGCCTTCTCCTTTAACATGGTTGTTCTCCAACACAAAAGCATCCCACACAAAGCCTCCTTTCTCCCCTTGACTGTGGGTCAGAAGTCCCTTTTCTCACCCTTggcccctctcctcctctcccccctcctactcctctcctcctttcctcttccATCAACCTatcccctctcttctcctcctcttcttcttcctctctcctacATTCATCCTTTCCCTCCTCCGCTCCTCCCGTCTCTCCtcactcccctcctcctcctcctcctcctcctcctcctcctcctcctcctcctcctcctcctcctcctcctcctcctcctcctcctcctcctcctcctcctcctcctcctcctccctccggGGCCAGCTGGTCTGTGTGGAGCTAACCACCAGACAGCTGCTCCATTGTCTCCTCTCACCGAGCAGCTGCCCCCTCCACAACAATACACAGCCCCGCTCGGCCAATCACCGGCCCAGGCCGCAACAATACAGGACCCCCACTTGGCCAATCGGGGAGGAGGTTTGGGGGCGAGGAGGCCCCAGTGGTCTAATGGAAGGCACGCGGCGTGTGAATTACTGAGGAGCCACTGCGGCTCATTAGAATGGAGGCCTCTGGTGCTATGGGATAACTAACTGACGCCTGTTGCACACGGGCCCCGCATTAGGAGGTGGAAAAAGTCCCTCAACAATAAAGATAGGCAAGTGATTAACTTTGAAAAGCAATTACTTTTCAGAAAACCAGAAAGTCTCATCAGAGTTCATTTATAGCTCCTTAGTTTTGAGAGTTAAATAACGCATTCTTGAGCTCTCTCAGCCATAACTAATGTACATTATTATTGCTCATGTATTGAGGCAGTATTTTGGGATCAGACGCTCTATGTTAACATCAACAAATCCTACTAATGGCTCCTTCACCTTATCTATCCAACAAGCAGCTGCCAGAGAATTTAAATATTAACTAGTGCAACACTACAGAGATGAACAACTGCCCCTTTTATCCTCCATTCATGGTATTTCCACCACGCCGCCTGAATGATTGAGTGTTGGATTAATAAGCAAACCCACTTACGTTCAGTGCAGTACTGCCCCTTCCAGCCAGAGTTGCATATGATCTCCCCGCGCTCGCCGCAGGAGAAGTGCCCAAAAGCGTCGTCTCTGGGCCGGCAGAAGACAGAGCAGCCATCGCCGTAGTAGTGCTCGTCACACATGAAGCGGTAAGAGTAACGCAGCTCAGTTCTGCCGCCGGCTGTCTGCACGTCCTTGGACCACTCTTCTCCAACGGTGAGGTGACGCTGGGTGGTGACCCTGCTGATCAGACGCTCCGGGTTGTCTGCAAAAGTCATCAATGGTCATATTTTTATCACGGTTAGTGTTGTGATTGAATGCAGCATGATGTTCTGCAGAACAGGTGCACAAGGGGCATTATGATTGCCAAATTATGACTTTTATCTAGTTTGTTAAGTagatttaagattatttttataatgaagatgTCTTTCTTTAACCTTCTATAGAAAGATGGCCACACATATTACATTACTATTAGTATATGATTGTTTTGGGGAGGTGGTTGACTgccataatgaaaatatttgttcTATATTATGCACTCTCCTTTTAGAAATAGAGTAGGTTACACCAGCCAGCTTCTTCATTATCTCGGCCACCACAGACACGCACACTCTTATGTTAGGGTCAGTTAGTCATCATTAGTGCAGTGATAAGAGCAGGACATAAAGATAACTGCCACACTGCAGGGTCAAATCTCAACTGGCACCTGCAAAACCTGTGGGTGGCCTTTATCTCATGATGTTAAATAAACCTCCAGCTGTTGAGAAGTTTGACACATAGAAACTCAAGTTATTTATCATCAAATCTAAAGGTTTATTGTGATAATATATAAGAATATGTCATCCACTTGGGAAAGAATCTCTATTTGTAGGAGTGAGAGTGTCAGCATAAAACATTCATCAAGCTTTGTGTTGCACTAATGACTGAGCACTAAGTGAAAAAAACATGCTACTGGGAGAAAACAAGGCCACCATTCGCCTTCTGGCCATGTCTTTGAGTTACACTGCTGCCTTCTCTGGCTGTCACCCACCTGTTGTCAGGTCGTCCAGGGAGTCAGTGTGCAGGGCTTCAATGATCAGTGAAAACGTCCCCtgaggagaaacagacagacagacagacagagtcaaCAGCTGCTCAGCCTGGAAGGAGCAGAACAGCAGAGGGCCATTATAGGAGGCCTCCCAATAAACTTCAC
This window of the Sebastes fasciatus isolate fSebFas1 chromosome 2, fSebFas1.pri, whole genome shotgun sequence genome carries:
- the LOC141754079 gene encoding delta-like protein D encodes the protein MGRLCLLLVVTVSSLLTCQVSCSGVFELKLQEFLNKKGIQGNSNCCPSGGSAQHQQCECKTFFRVCLKHYQTNVSPEPPCTYGGAVTPVLGSNSFQVPETNADSFTNPIHFPFAFTWPGTFSLIIEALHTDSLDDLTTDNPERLISRVTTQRHLTVGEEWSKDVQTAGGRTELRYSYRFMCDEHYYGDGCSVFCRPRDDAFGHFSCGERGEIICNSGWKGQYCTEPICLPGCDEEHGFCDKPAECKCRVGFSGRYCDDCIRYPGCLHGTCQQPWQCNCQEGWGGLFCNQDLNYCTHHKPCLNGATCTNTGQGSYTCSCLPGYTGAGCEIQVNECSGNPCRHGGSCTDNDNGYKCTCPPGFYGNNCELSANTCADGPCFNGGRCADNPEGGYFCQCPMGYAGFNCEKKIDHCSSNPCLNGAECVDLVNSYLCQCPEGFSGPNCEDSSSSISGYCLSFPCQNGGTCQEAESGYTCTCPPGYTGENCSSPISRCHHSPCHNGATCHERGGRYVCACVPGYGGHNCQFLLPEVPRGQPVVDGPDRRYSSPGDENVEDEEDDDGGFPWTAVCAGVFLVLVILIGCSVLVVYIRVKLQERHSHHGDSVHSDSHETMNNLTTTNNCLRSDKEVGAMMTTTTSIKNTNKKVDYHSDLAGSLGGLSGISGLNGSEKNGFKTRYPSVEYNLVHELRPEELLLRKEEEREEPEVKCEMLDEFDSEERYRKRQKSDASEMKQVEESPSCSEAKYQSSSELNNHAASDLKYQSTSDVEYHSPSDSRYQCTNNAKYQSVYVMSDQKDECIIATEV